The sequence below is a genomic window from Campylobacter anatolicus.
TGATACAGTTTCACCCAACCGGTGTAGCAAATGGTGGAACACTAATCACCGAAGCGGCTCGTGGCGAGGGCGGATACCTGCTAAATAACAAGGGTGAGCGTTTTATGAAAAACTATCACGAGAAGATGGAGCTTGCTCCTCGCGATGTGGTAGCACGTGCTATAGAGACGGAGATTAGAGAGGGCAGAGGATATGGCGAAGGACTTGGCTCATATGTGCTTTGTGATGTTCGCCACCTTGGTAAAGAGACAATTATGAAAAAACTACCAAAGATAAGACATACTGCACTTTTATTTCAAGATATAGACCTAATAGATCATCCGGTACCTATCCGTCCGACAGCTCACTACTCAATGGGTGGAATTGAAGTTGCTAAATTTGATAATATGAGTACAAAAATCCCAGGTATTTTTGTAGGTGGTGAGGTCTCTTGTGTATCTATCCACGGAGCAAACCGTCTAGGTGGTAACTCACTAACTGACGCGGTTGTAACCGGACATCTAGCTGGTGTAGGTGCGACAGAGTATGCAAAAGATGCTACATTTGGTAGTGGTAAAAATAGTAGTAAGCTAGCACAAAAATGGCAGACTAAATTTAAGCAGATAGCAAATGGTGAAGGCAAGGCAAATGATATGTATGCACTTCGTGAAGAGCTAGGTAAACAAAACTGGGATAATATGGGAATTTTTAGAACACAAGAACAACTTGACACTCTATCTAAAAATTTAGAAGACATTGAGGCAAGATACAACCAAATCCGTATCCCCGACACAAATAGCGTTATGAATACAGCATTTACAGACTATGTGGAGCTTGGGAATTTGATACTTCTCTCACGCTGTGCCTGTTTGGCAGCACAAAAACGTCTAGAGAGTCGTGGTGCTCATACAAGAGAGGACTATCCAAAGCGTGATGACGCAAATTTCTTAAAGCATAGTATAGTTAGCTTAAATGGCGACAAATTAGAGCTTAGTTATAAAGATGTTGTAGTGACGGAGTTTTCGCTTGATGGAAGGAGACCACAATGAAAGTCATCATAGATAGATTTAACGGAAAAGAAAACTATAAATCAGAATTTAATTTAACAAAGGAGCAAATCGCTGGTAAAACACTACTTAGTGTATTATTACTTATCAAGCAAACTCAGGATATAACGCTAAATTTCACAGCGTCTTGTCGCTCAGCGATATGTGGAGCCTGTGCTGTGCGTGTTAATGGGCACTCATATCTAGCTTGTGATACAAAGATGGAGGAGTTGCTAGCCGAGTATGATAATCCTGATGTTATCACTATCTCCCCACTTGGCAATTTTAGAGTGATTAGCGATTTAGTTGTTGATTGGGAGCCATCAATAGAGAATTTAAGAAAAATTCGCCCATCAATGAAGCCAAAAGATGAGTTTAGTAAAGAGAAAGGATGTAAGCAAACTCAAGAGGAATTTGATAAAATTTCTAAGCAGTGGGACTGTATCCTTTGTGGCTCATGTGCGTCTGAATGCTCTAAGCTTGAGGCTGATAGTAGCGATTATATGCAGCCATTTGTCTTTACTCACGCTTATCGTGCGGCGGCCGATTCACGCGGTAAAGATCCATTAATTCACGTAAAACCAAGTATTGCAAACGGACTTTGGAAGTGTGTGCACTGTATGGAGTGTATGGATAGATGCCCTAAGGGTATCAGCTCGGCCGATGATATAGCAAGATTGCGTGTTATGGCTATGAAAAATGGCCTAACTGATGGTAGTGGTCCTGGACATGCTGAGGCATTTTATCTTGACCTTGTTGAAGGTGATGGTAGGTTAAATGAAATTTATCTAGCGCTTCGCTCTGAGTCTTTGCTAGGCGTAGCTGGTAAAACAGATGTAGCATTTAACCTAATGATGGCTGGTAAGATGAATCCACTTCATATCTTTGGTGGCGAGAAGATAGAAGGACATGATGAGCTAGTTAAAATGATAAAAGCAGCCCAAGCTGCAAGTAAGGAGTAAATATGCAAACTGAGTTCGCCTTTTTTCCAGGATGCGTTCTAACGCAGGCCGCAAAAGAATCAAAAATGTCAATAGAAGCCATCGCTCCTATCTTGGGCTGGAAGCTAAATGAAATACCTGGCTGGAGCTGCTGTGGTGCATCTCAAGCTCAAGATGTTGATCCTATTGCAACATTAGTAGCAAATGCTAGAAACATTGCATTGGCTGAGAAGATGAAATTACCGTTGTTGACGACTTGTAGCACTTGTAAGCTCGTGCTAACTCGTGCGAAAAATACTCTTGATAAAGGGGCAAAAGATCGTATTAATAAATTTTTAGCCGAAGGCGGTATGAAATATGAAGGTAACACAGAGATAACAAGCCTACTTTGGGCATTATATGAAAATTTAGACACTTTAAAAGCAAAGGTAATAAAACCACTTTTGGGCTTAAAAGTAGCACTATTTTATGGTTGTCATAGCATACGCCCAGAAGATGAGTATAACGGTAAAGAAAGCTCGGTAAATCCAAAGAGCTTTGAAACCGTCGTAGCTGCACTTGGAGCCACTATCGTACCATTTGAAAAGCGTCTTGATTGCTGTGGTTTTCACGCAAGCTATCCAGCTGTAAAATCTGTGCAAAAAATGTCAAGTCAGATAGTAAATAACGCTAGTGATAACCAAGCTATGTGTATAGTAACGCCGTGTCCGCTTTGTCAAATGCAACTTGATATATACCAAGAGCGTTATCAAGACGCAACTGATTCAAAGGTAAGACTACCGATCATTCACCTATCTCAGTTGGTAGGACTTGCTCTTGGACTTAACAATGAAGCTTTAGGACTTGATTTAAATATTATTGAGGCTACAAAGCTTGTAAGCTAAATTTAATCCCCGCCAAAGGCGGGGTTTTAAAATTTTAACTAATAATTCATCAGGTATATAAACATATCTAGTTTTACCATTCTTAGGTGTTTGAATCATTCCTGTTCTAATTACTATAGTTTTATTAATTATGATATAATCATCTTTAATATCTTGTTGAGTAAGGGGATATTCCCTTACTTATTATTAAATTCAATAAATTTTCAACAAATTTAAATTATACTTTTTAAAATTTTTAAAAGGCTACATATGAATATATTAGATGGACTAACTAATCTTAGTATTCTTACAAGAGTAAAGATAGAAAATGGAACATATCCTTTATTTATAATAGATAAAGAGCATTTTTTATACGTTCACGATAAGATAGCAACAGAGTATACATTAGCTACTTATGTAGCTTTAGTCTACTCTACTGAAAGAACTAAAAGTATATACTATTAGATTCAACAGGTAAGGAGATTGATAGAACAAATTCATTTATATCTGAGTTTTTATTAATACCTATAAATACAGTAGTTAAAAGTTCTCAACTATCAGACAGATTTAAAAAAATCTGTATAATACATTTACTAATGCTAGCCGCTATAGCTACTGTTAGTATCTCTATCTTTGTATACGGTTCGGTTTATTATAGTGAATATTATGATACATTATATACACATATTGGTAAGTAAAACAGTTTGTGATACCACAGTATCACAAACTATCCATATAGTTTTTAAAGGTCCTTACAAACATTGGTGAACTATTCTTTTGTTTCTCTTTCTCTATTCTCTCCTGCTGTTCTGCTAACCAATTTTCATTAAGGATTTCGTTATAACTTTCCCTTACTATTTTAGGGGTAATACGAGGTAACATATAAGTATTAGTTAAATCCTGCTTCCCATCTGGGCTTTTAATAGGAGCTATCTCGTAAGATTTTAACAAAGGATTATCATTATTTATATTTAGCTTTTTCATAGCTCTTTGTATAACTTGAAATTTCGTTTTTAAATTTTGTCTATCTGTATGACTTAACTTCTCATCATCTAATTTTTTAACTATTTTAGCAAACTCAATATTATCAGGGTCTTCTATCATAGCTGTAAGAGTATCTCTAAGATTTTTATTATAAGTTATATCTACCCCAGGAAATAGTGTGTTAAAAAGACTAATACAAGCCTTAGCCTTTGCACTATATAAGATTTTACCTATTCTTTGATTTGCATTTCCTTTTTCCTCATCATCCCCATCAATTTCATAACCCTTTCTAAGCTGTTCTAGTGTTGCTGTAAAATCATCTCCTTGTGCGTTAGGATTAAGAGTGTATCTGGTTTCCATTTGGTTCATAAGTATTTCAGGATTTTTATAAGTTTTAAAATATTCCTCAGCAGATATCGCTTTACCATTAGAGTCTGTATAATTACTAATACTACCATTATACATTCCATCTTTTTTTATACGGTGCTTGATCTCTCTGTAACGATTTCCTGATATATTATCAATCATTTTAACATCTGTAGGGATAATGTATTCACCTGTAGTAGGGTCTTGTTTATAAAGTATTACATTTCCCTTATTGACACTATCTAAAAAGACCTGTTTGTTTAATCCATTATATTTTATTGTAAATTCCCTATCAGGTAATGTTTGAGCATCTTTAACAATTGCATTAGTTACAGCTTCATTGGGTTGTAAAGATAGATCAAACTCTTTTTTTAAGAACTGACTATATATTGTATATTCAGTATCGTCTAGCTCTTTGTTCTTGTGTAACATATCTAAAATCTCTTGATTAACTCTAGGAGCACCTGGAGCACTTGTAGCTGTAGGAGTTCCATTGTCATAGAAAGATTTAGAAGACTTAGCCAAACTCGCAGAAGCATCTGTATTGCTTTTATTACTTGAGCTAGTGCTTTGGCTATTTGAAGTAGTGTTACTATTACTATTACTACTGTTACTACTATTGCTATTACTTGAACCATTAGAACCTAGGAGAGAGTTCATTTCTGCTGTCATCTCTTCAGGATATTTAAATTTACCATCTCTATAAACACCACCAGAATTTAGTAAAGCGTGTATCTCAGGTTCTGACTTTCCTGTCTTTTCTGACATATGCTTGAACATCTCTTTACGCTCTTTTATCTGATCTTCAGCTTGATCAGCAACCAAGCTCTCTTTTCTAGCAGTAGCATTCTCCTTAGCTGTAGTAGCCTTATTCAAAGCCATACTAGAATTATGAACCTCATCTGATTTATCAAAAGCATATTCAAAGTAACTTTTGCCTATCTTTTGTTCTAAACCTAACAGATCATCCCACTGTTTTTGTTTACTCTTAAGATCAAGCAGACCAAGAGCATTAGCAGCTCTTTGGTATGCCTCCTCATTAAGTTGCTTTGCTCTTTGCTCTTTCCACTGATTCATTTTAGCTTTAGCTAAACTATAACTATTGTTTAAATCACGCTCTTTTTGAGCTATTATCTCAAGATTTTTTAGATATTTTAAAGAATTTTCTAATTTACCAAATTCAAAATCTCTAATTTTTTCATATCTTTTAGCATCATCAGCTATAGTTGTTATCCTTGTTAAATCTGGGTAATCCAGAGCAGATGAATTAGCCTTATAAGCATTTTTAATGTAATTTTGTGTAGCTAAAGCTTTTTCTATATTATTAAGCCTTCTAGCTCTATTAAAGTCTTGCTCTGTGCTAGCAAATAACTCATTAGCCTCTTCATTAGCTATATACTCTGAAGAGGTAAATCTTTTATTAATGTCAGCATTACGAGCATTAAGTCTTTTTAAAATCTCGTCTAAAGTTTCCAAATTTTCTCCTTATAATAACTTAAATTTTAAGTTATTATAACAGTAAAATAAGGTAGAATTTAGCTATAAGCGTTAGATGAAGTTTTAAAGCTGTTTAATCAGTATTTAAAAATTTTCTTTCTAAGTATATTGTTATAGGATTTTTATAGTAAAAATTAAAAAAAGGTGTATAAATGAAGTATTTTATAGGGGCTATATTAGGAATATTTTTAGCAGGTTACTTTGTGGCTTCTCATATATCTAACTCTACAGCAGATATAGTTGTATTAATCTTAGGAGCATTGCTTGGTATAATTGTAGTCAGGTCTTTATCTAAAAGGGGTTAAAAGGTTAAAAAGCATTTTAATTTATACCTAGATATAAATGTGCCAAAAGTGTGCCAAACATCAGACATTTTAATCAATATGAAAAATGTCATACTCATTAAAAAGCCTGTATTTTAGGGATAAAGACACTCTAATAGTTTTATTTATATTTTGGTTAATACATTTTTGCTAATAAATTTTACCATAACAACTCATCATACCTCTTGCAAATATTTGTAGACAAAAAATATCATAATATACGCTTGTGCAGAGCTTTTAAATTTATACGCTGACGAGGTTGCATATTAGAATGGATAATTACTTTAAGTAGCTTATGGGCATTGTGATTGAAGTTTTAGTGGCAGGATAGTTGACATAACTGAGTTAAATTTAGCTACAAATAAAGCGATATAATGACGACTTGAACGCCATAAGATAGCTGGTATATTTAAGCTAAGATATTTCATTATAAACTTTTGCATCTAAAACCTACATTCATATGATGCTAGGATACCAACTACAATACTAATCTAATCTACAAAAAAAGGTGGCTAGCTCTTTAAATTTTTACAAACTGCGTTTTATCTCTTATATTTACATCACTATTTTAAAGCCAAATGTTACATAATAGTGTTTTGTATTTATTGCTTATTTTATTGCTTTTGCAGATTTAGCTAAAAGTGTGTATTTCGTGAATTTAAAGATGTTTTTAAATTTATTTAACCCTTTTACCAAGTATTACAACACTTTTTAGCTCTCCATCTATATCGCACACATCTGGCAGTTCACCCCAGTCTTCAA
It includes:
- the sdhB gene encoding 8-methylmenaquinol:fumarate reductase iron-sulfur subunit, whose product is MKVIIDRFNGKENYKSEFNLTKEQIAGKTLLSVLLLIKQTQDITLNFTASCRSAICGACAVRVNGHSYLACDTKMEELLAEYDNPDVITISPLGNFRVISDLVVDWEPSIENLRKIRPSMKPKDEFSKEKGCKQTQEEFDKISKQWDCILCGSCASECSKLEADSSDYMQPFVFTHAYRAAADSRGKDPLIHVKPSIANGLWKCVHCMECMDRCPKGISSADDIARLRVMAMKNGLTDGSGPGHAEAFYLDLVEGDGRLNEIYLALRSESLLGVAGKTDVAFNLMMAGKMNPLHIFGGEKIEGHDELVKMIKAAQAASKE
- the sdhA gene encoding 8-methylmenaquinol:fumarate reductase flavoprotein subunit produces the protein MSEKFTRRDFLQSACISVSALAVSSSGANAFATDMPKGNKDGLPSTDVLVIGSGGAGLRAAVAVRKNNPNLTVVVATKMMPSRNATCMAEGGINGVTDFSDGDSYKLHAYDTVKGSAYLADQDSVVKFCEMAGKVISDMDYVGTLFSRSKDGGVAQRMMGGASKRRCNFSADKTGHILMHACLDDAISNGVKFLMDHELLDIGIENGKCEGAVLRNIQTGEIYPVLCKSLVIATGGYTRIFYNRTSTPFIATGDGVAAALRAGLGFEDPEMIQFHPTGVANGGTLITEAARGEGGYLLNNKGERFMKNYHEKMELAPRDVVARAIETEIREGRGYGEGLGSYVLCDVRHLGKETIMKKLPKIRHTALLFQDIDLIDHPVPIRPTAHYSMGGIEVAKFDNMSTKIPGIFVGGEVSCVSIHGANRLGGNSLTDAVVTGHLAGVGATEYAKDATFGSGKNSSKLAQKWQTKFKQIANGEGKANDMYALREELGKQNWDNMGIFRTQEQLDTLSKNLEDIEARYNQIRIPDTNSVMNTAFTDYVELGNLILLSRCACLAAQKRLESRGAHTREDYPKRDDANFLKHSIVSLNGDKLELSYKDVVVTEFSLDGRRPQ
- the sdhE gene encoding 8-methylmenaquinol:fumarate reductase membrane anchor subunit, coding for MQTEFAFFPGCVLTQAAKESKMSIEAIAPILGWKLNEIPGWSCCGASQAQDVDPIATLVANARNIALAEKMKLPLLTTCSTCKLVLTRAKNTLDKGAKDRINKFLAEGGMKYEGNTEITSLLWALYENLDTLKAKVIKPLLGLKVALFYGCHSIRPEDEYNGKESSVNPKSFETVVAALGATIVPFEKRLDCCGFHASYPAVKSVQKMSSQIVNNASDNQAMCIVTPCPLCQMQLDIYQERYQDATDSKVRLPIIHLSQLVGLALGLNNEALGLDLNIIEATKLVS